The Candidatus Hydrogenedentota bacterium genome includes the window ATTCCTCGGGGTTCATCTACTATGTCTCGCGCACCGGCGTCACCGGCGAACGCGCCTCCATTGAGCAGAGCGTGCAAGAAATGGTCGCGCAGATTAAACGCCACACCAAGACGCCCGTGGCCGTTGGATTCGGCATTGCCAATCCCGATCAGGCCAAGGAAATCGGATCCTATGCCGATGGTGTTATCGTCGGAAGCGCCATCGTTCGCATGGTCGGCGAACTTGGCGATGCACCCGATATGCCCGAAAAAGTAGGCGCTTTTGTGAAATCCCTGGCCGATGCGGCAAAATCTCGCCCCAGCGAGGTCGCTCCATGATTGTCCACACGGGGTGGACGTCGGCGCCCGCATTCGCCCGAGGTTAACAGGGGGAGTAGATGCCGGAACAAGAAGTCGATTTCGAACTGCTCGGAACACTGCTGTCCATCGTGTCCTTTATCCTGGGCTCCATGATCGGCAGTTTCCTGAACGTCTGTGTCTACCGCATTCCCCGTGGCTTGTCAGTCGTCAAACCTCGCTCGCGATGTCCAAAGTGCGAGAACCCCATCGCGTGGAATGACAACATCCCTGTCGTGAGCTGGCTGCTCCTCGGCGCAAAGTGCCGCCACTGCCAGACTCCTATCAGTTGGCAGTACCCCCTTGTCGAAGCCATCACCGGGGCCCTCTTCCTGTTTGTCTTCTGGCGCTTCGGCCTGACCATCGCCACCCCCGTGTACATGCTTCTGGCCGCTGCCTTGGTGCTCGTCACCTTCGTCGACCTCACCGACTGGACCATCCCCAATGAAGTCACCTTCCCCGGCATCCCGATGGGCCTGGTCTTCGCCATTGTCGCCATGTTCTATCCCGATAGCGGCCTCGTCGTTCTCGGTAGTTACGAGCCCATCTTCAACGCCCTCATCGGCGCCATCGTCGGCGGCGGCTCGCTTTATTTGCTCGATAAGCTCACGTTTTTGATACTTAAGAAGCGCGGAATGGGGTTTGGCGACGTAAAACTGCTCGCTATGCTCGGTGCCTTTTTCGGCTATCCCGGCGTCATCATGATCATCATGGTGGCCTCGTTCATTGGCAGCGCCATTGGGATCGGACTAATCTCATGGCAGCGATTCAAAGGCTCCGAAGAGACGGCCCACTACCTACCCTTCGGACCTTACTTGTCCTTGGGTGGCATCTTCGTGATGCTCTTTGGCCAGCAACTCTACACGTGGTACTTCGACTATTTGAACTCCAGCCCGATTTAACGGCTGGAACCACAAGAAATTCAAAATCTGAAGCACATACAATAGAATTGAACAAGTGGGAACCAGGGACTGACACAAGCGAAGCGTAGACGTGTCTGTCCTGCTTCCCACACCAAAAGGAATTGAAACAGTGCTCCGATATTTGACCGCCGGTGAATCCCATGGCCGTGGCGTATTCTGCCTCCTGGAAGGCTTGCCC containing:
- a CDS encoding prepilin peptidase; translation: MPEQEVDFELLGTLLSIVSFILGSMIGSFLNVCVYRIPRGLSVVKPRSRCPKCENPIAWNDNIPVVSWLLLGAKCRHCQTPISWQYPLVEAITGALFLFVFWRFGLTIATPVYMLLAAALVLVTFVDLTDWTIPNEVTFPGIPMGLVFAIVAMFYPDSGLVVLGSYEPIFNALIGAIVGGGSLYLLDKLTFLILKKRGMGFGDVKLLAMLGAFFGYPGVIMIIMVASFIGSAIGIGLISWQRFKGSEETAHYLPFGPYLSLGGIFVMLFGQQLYTWYFDYLNSSPI